In Gemmata obscuriglobus, a single genomic region encodes these proteins:
- a CDS encoding BRcat domain-containing protein, whose amino-acid sequence MSNLLKCPNPSCPYTFDSSQVPVGVVLSCPRCSMRFTLSSPPPPASEPPPMSSESVSVGVPPTGPAEREERRRKPRREREEPAAGMPAYQIAIFALLMAALVAGAVLVIGFKVISRRTSRGGEAVVVKDTDGNLGVEGLPKGWAQDDGIRLKVSAPFVYGFKRESPEGYVVLGRTEYAKGRAPRGTEMRRDLEVPFRKLFTRHEEEPSLDNTWLGLPVGPRHAFKFRAPSGDGLIWQGEAYTVAHQGIAYFWLGWCGEGDFDTLQPEFTDFRSRCKLLGLRDDWRETVAREIDYKGATVPYTFTDAEDAWKEVPVDGEKKEQPELDRGLRINHTLRRERNALPDVAELRVYLLDGAGDPLQRAREYVQNVWTNHLKGANDQLPAPTFTERTGDPEGDPLTKGGTSIVRLESAVLDPGTKKVIASSESRLIVFSAVRVGDKVVVLHCWCEAAKRNVFEWRFVQIASSLR is encoded by the coding sequence ATGAGCAACCTGCTGAAGTGCCCCAACCCGAGCTGTCCGTACACGTTCGACTCGTCGCAGGTGCCGGTGGGGGTGGTGCTGAGTTGCCCGCGCTGTTCCATGCGGTTCACGCTCAGTTCGCCTCCACCTCCGGCTTCCGAACCGCCTCCAATGTCGTCAGAGTCGGTGTCGGTTGGGGTGCCTCCTACCGGACCCGCGGAGCGCGAAGAGCGTCGGCGCAAGCCCCGGCGCGAGCGCGAGGAGCCGGCCGCCGGAATGCCGGCGTATCAGATCGCCATCTTTGCGCTGCTGATGGCGGCGCTGGTCGCTGGGGCGGTGTTGGTAATCGGCTTCAAGGTGATCTCACGTCGCACTTCACGCGGCGGTGAAGCGGTCGTGGTGAAGGACACCGATGGCAATCTCGGCGTCGAGGGGCTGCCAAAGGGGTGGGCCCAGGACGACGGAATCCGGCTGAAGGTGTCCGCCCCGTTTGTGTATGGTTTTAAGCGTGAGAGCCCGGAAGGGTACGTGGTCCTCGGCCGCACCGAGTACGCCAAAGGGCGTGCCCCGCGCGGCACCGAGATGCGCCGCGACCTGGAGGTCCCGTTTCGCAAACTGTTCACTCGGCACGAGGAGGAACCCTCGCTCGACAATACCTGGCTGGGGCTCCCGGTCGGCCCTCGTCATGCGTTCAAGTTCCGTGCCCCCTCGGGTGACGGACTGATCTGGCAGGGCGAGGCCTATACGGTGGCCCATCAGGGGATCGCGTACTTCTGGCTCGGGTGGTGCGGTGAAGGCGATTTCGACACGTTGCAGCCCGAGTTCACGGACTTTCGGAGCCGGTGCAAACTGCTGGGGCTTCGCGATGACTGGCGCGAGACGGTTGCCCGCGAGATCGACTACAAAGGGGCGACGGTGCCGTACACGTTCACAGATGCCGAAGACGCTTGGAAGGAAGTTCCCGTCGACGGGGAGAAAAAAGAGCAACCGGAACTGGACCGGGGGCTCAGGATTAACCACACACTGCGCCGCGAGCGGAACGCGCTCCCGGATGTCGCCGAGTTGCGCGTTTACCTTCTCGACGGCGCCGGCGATCCTCTGCAACGCGCGCGCGAGTACGTTCAAAACGTGTGGACCAACCACCTGAAGGGCGCGAACGACCAGTTGCCAGCGCCAACGTTCACCGAGCGCACCGGAGACCCCGAAGGCGATCCACTTACCAAAGGTGGGACCTCGATCGTCCGGCTTGAAAGTGCGGTCCTTGACCCCGGCACGAAGAAGGTGATCGCCTCATCCGAGTCGCGGCTGATTGTGTTTTCTGCCGTCCGCGTGGGCGATAAAGTCGTAGTGCTTCACTGCTGGTGTGAGGCCGCGAAGCGGAACGTTTTCGAGTGGCGGTTCGTTCAGATCGCGTCGTCGCTGCGGTAA
- a CDS encoding PP2C family protein-serine/threonine phosphatase — MAAFEPVRYAALTDVGVKRSHNQDACAAQPAVDVAGFAAQGHVFVVADGMGGHAVGEKASAKAARDIPFLYAKHARDGGALPALRRAFQEANSGIHEIGQQNPEFRGLGTTSTALVLRPEGAWIGHVGDSRAYRIRGGRAEQLTFDHSWVWEIAKRQGVDPDELGDFKKNVIIRSLGPDREVEVDIEGPYPVEPGDTFLLCSDGLTGVVTPQEVGAVVSALPPDEAVRFLVHLANLRGGPDNITVLIVQVPGGGGGGGRSARPSLPARLWSAWSRRVHWSFTVLGGGVGLALLSLALQLGAVPGAAVLFVLAALLIVVGLVGLAVHMQKEEPPGTGDIAADLAPRELHVYRSHDCDVTPDVLEKFTQLESQLLDGMRAHNTPADYDAHAQLAKLVGSPGAKGEAVLPAFRARCRSILFLAEAFHKSRHKQELFRPSWTPPPYPQ, encoded by the coding sequence GTGGCGGCGTTTGAACCTGTCCGATACGCGGCACTGACCGACGTGGGCGTCAAGCGCAGCCACAACCAGGACGCGTGCGCTGCGCAACCGGCCGTAGACGTGGCCGGGTTCGCAGCCCAGGGTCATGTGTTCGTAGTCGCCGACGGCATGGGCGGGCACGCGGTGGGGGAGAAGGCCAGCGCGAAAGCCGCCCGAGACATCCCGTTCCTATACGCCAAGCACGCCCGCGACGGGGGGGCGCTTCCCGCCTTGCGCCGCGCGTTCCAAGAAGCGAACTCGGGGATTCACGAGATCGGCCAGCAGAACCCCGAGTTCCGCGGGCTGGGAACGACCAGTACCGCCTTGGTGCTCCGGCCCGAGGGGGCCTGGATCGGCCACGTCGGCGACAGTAGGGCTTACCGCATCCGCGGGGGGCGGGCGGAGCAATTGACGTTCGATCACTCCTGGGTGTGGGAGATCGCTAAACGACAGGGTGTTGACCCCGACGAACTCGGCGATTTCAAAAAGAACGTGATCATCCGCTCGCTCGGCCCTGATCGCGAGGTGGAAGTCGACATCGAAGGGCCGTATCCGGTTGAGCCCGGGGACACCTTCCTGCTGTGCAGTGACGGCCTCACGGGGGTGGTGACGCCGCAGGAGGTTGGGGCGGTCGTCTCTGCGCTCCCGCCGGACGAGGCGGTGCGCTTCCTGGTTCACCTCGCGAACCTGCGTGGCGGCCCAGACAACATCACTGTTTTGATCGTTCAGGTGCCCGGCGGGGGTGGGGGCGGGGGGCGGTCCGCGCGCCCGAGCCTCCCGGCGCGGCTGTGGTCGGCTTGGAGCCGGCGGGTCCACTGGTCGTTTACGGTCTTGGGTGGCGGGGTAGGCCTGGCACTTCTGTCGCTGGCTCTGCAATTGGGTGCTGTTCCCGGCGCGGCAGTTCTCTTCGTCCTTGCCGCACTGCTGATCGTGGTCGGTCTCGTCGGGTTGGCGGTGCACATGCAGAAAGAAGAGCCTCCCGGCACCGGGGATATTGCCGCCGACCTGGCGCCTCGTGAACTGCACGTCTACAGGTCGCACGACTGCGACGTGACCCCCGATGTGCTGGAAAAGTTCACGCAACTGGAAAGCCAGCTCCTTGACGGGATGCGTGCCCATAACACCCCTGCGGATTACGACGCGCACGCGCAGCTCGCCAAACTGGTCGGATCGCCCGGTGCGAAGGGTGAAGCGGTCCTGCCGGCGTTCCGCGCGCGGTGCCGATCGATACTGTTTCTTGCTGAAGCGTTCCACAAATCCCGACACAAACAGGAACTGTTCCGTCCGAGCTGGACCCCGCCTCCGTATCCGCAGTAA
- a CDS encoding PSD1 and planctomycete cytochrome C domain-containing protein: MRFLTGRFGLALVAVALVAHSAQAQPIPAKIDYNRDVRPILSNNCLQCHGPDEKTRKGRLRLDTKDGAHETSIVVGKPDSSELIVRVLASPDDASVMPPVKTGKKLSDREIGVLKQWVREGASYATHWAYVPPVRPEVPKTKFPTVNPVDAFLFARLEAEKLEPALRADKYSLARRVALDLTGLPPTPDELDAFLKDDTAGAYERLVEKLLAKPAFGEHWARMWLDLARYADSAGYADDPLRTIWKYRDYVIQSFNANKPLDQFTVEQLAGDLLPNPTPEQLIATAFHRNTMTNSEGGTNDEEFRNVAVVDRVNTTYMVWMGTSMGCAQCHTHKYDPLSQTEYFRSFAFFNNTADADRADESPVLPFWADGVLAKRTAVEKQVAELEAALKGKKPEELKSQRDALAALKKELATLRPESTVPVLKELSGTQRRKTRLQFRGNFLDLGDEVTEGTPAALHPYPTGAPKNRLGFAYWLIGAENPLTARVMANRFWEQIFGTGIVRTTEEFGAQGELPSHPELLDWLATELVAQKWDLKAFLKLLVTSAAYQQSSKVTGWLYERDPDNRLLARGPRVRLTAEMVRDQALSAAGLLSSKMLGPSVRPQQPNLGLSAAFGGSIDWQTSAGEDKYRRGVYTQWRRSNPYPSLSTFDAPNRDTCVVRRARTNTPLQALVTMNDPVYVEAAQALARRVMEKGGKTDAERASFAFRACLVRPPSDPEIVRLVKLYDEAKFRFAKEPAKAVQFATNPLGPLPKGSDPCDAAAWTVVANVILNLDEMLLKR, encoded by the coding sequence GTGCGTTTCCTCACCGGTCGCTTCGGACTCGCTCTCGTGGCGGTTGCGCTCGTCGCCCACTCGGCCCAGGCGCAACCCATACCTGCTAAGATCGACTACAATCGCGACGTGCGGCCGATCCTGTCGAACAACTGCTTGCAGTGCCACGGGCCGGACGAAAAGACCCGCAAGGGCCGGTTACGCCTCGACACCAAGGACGGCGCGCATGAGACCTCCATCGTCGTCGGCAAACCGGATTCCAGCGAACTGATCGTGCGCGTGCTGGCAAGCCCCGACGACGCGAGCGTGATGCCACCCGTTAAAACGGGTAAGAAACTGAGCGATCGTGAAATTGGTGTGCTGAAGCAGTGGGTCAGAGAGGGAGCCAGCTACGCGACGCACTGGGCGTATGTACCTCCGGTGCGGCCCGAGGTGCCCAAAACCAAGTTCCCCACGGTCAACCCCGTGGACGCGTTTCTGTTCGCCCGGCTTGAAGCCGAGAAGCTCGAACCCGCGTTGCGGGCCGACAAGTACTCGCTCGCTCGTCGCGTCGCACTTGACCTGACGGGCCTGCCGCCCACCCCCGATGAACTCGACGCGTTTCTGAAAGACGACACCGCGGGGGCGTATGAGAGGCTGGTGGAGAAGCTGCTGGCCAAACCCGCGTTTGGCGAGCACTGGGCGCGGATGTGGCTCGACCTGGCGCGATACGCCGACAGCGCCGGGTACGCCGACGACCCGCTGCGCACGATCTGGAAGTACCGCGACTACGTCATCCAGAGCTTCAACGCGAACAAGCCGCTGGACCAGTTCACGGTTGAGCAGCTTGCAGGGGACCTGCTGCCGAATCCCACTCCTGAGCAACTCATCGCGACGGCGTTCCACCGCAACACGATGACCAACAGCGAGGGCGGAACCAACGACGAGGAGTTCCGCAACGTCGCGGTGGTGGACCGTGTCAACACCACGTACATGGTGTGGATGGGCACCTCGATGGGGTGCGCTCAATGCCACACGCACAAGTACGACCCGCTCAGCCAGACCGAGTATTTCCGCTCGTTCGCGTTCTTCAACAACACCGCCGACGCCGACCGGGCGGACGAAAGTCCGGTGCTGCCGTTCTGGGCCGATGGGGTGCTCGCGAAGAGGACTGCGGTGGAAAAGCAGGTCGCAGAGCTCGAGGCGGCGCTAAAGGGCAAAAAGCCGGAGGAGCTCAAGTCACAACGCGACGCGCTCGCCGCACTCAAGAAGGAACTTGCGACCCTCAGACCCGAAAGCACGGTGCCGGTACTCAAGGAACTGTCCGGTACCCAGAGGCGGAAAACGCGGCTCCAGTTTCGCGGCAACTTCCTGGACCTCGGCGACGAGGTGACCGAGGGCACGCCCGCGGCCCTGCACCCTTACCCGACAGGCGCTCCGAAGAACCGCCTGGGGTTCGCATATTGGCTCATCGGCGCTGAGAACCCGCTGACCGCGCGGGTGATGGCCAACCGCTTCTGGGAGCAGATTTTCGGTACGGGCATCGTCCGCACCACGGAAGAATTTGGGGCTCAGGGCGAGCTCCCGAGCCACCCCGAGCTGCTCGACTGGCTCGCCACCGAGTTGGTGGCACAGAAGTGGGATCTGAAGGCGTTTTTGAAACTGCTGGTGACATCTGCCGCGTATCAGCAATCCTCGAAGGTCACTGGGTGGCTGTACGAGCGCGACCCCGACAACCGGTTGCTCGCGCGCGGACCACGGGTCCGGCTGACGGCCGAGATGGTACGCGACCAGGCGCTGTCTGCCGCCGGGCTGCTCAGCTCGAAAATGCTGGGGCCGTCGGTCCGGCCGCAGCAGCCGAACCTGGGCCTGAGCGCCGCGTTCGGCGGGTCCATTGACTGGCAAACTAGCGCAGGCGAGGACAAGTACCGCCGCGGCGTTTACACCCAGTGGCGGCGGTCCAACCCGTACCCGTCGCTCTCCACGTTCGATGCCCCGAATCGCGACACTTGCGTCGTGCGCCGCGCGCGAACCAACACGCCGCTCCAGGCGCTCGTGACCATGAACGACCCGGTTTACGTCGAAGCGGCTCAGGCGCTCGCCCGCCGGGTGATGGAGAAGGGCGGGAAGACGGACGCGGAGAGGGCATCGTTCGCGTTTCGAGCATGTCTCGTGCGGCCGCCGTCCGACCCCGAGATCGTTCGGCTAGTGAAGTTGTACGATGAAGCAAAATTCAGGTTCGCGAAAGAGCCGGCAAAGGCGGTGCAGTTCGCGACCAACCCGCTCGGCCCGCTTCCGAAGGGCAGTGACCCGTGTGACGCGGCCGCGTGGACGGTGGTCGCGAACGTGATTTTGAACCTTGACGAGATGCTGCTGAAACGCTGA
- a CDS encoding c-type cytochrome, producing MRTVTLILLAFGAAALARAEEPFVQKPVVARVIERGEVPKPPPIDVTATDWTKVFDGGPSPLWIWGATPTKNYTLRTEFAAPNVKAARVKASADNHVVLFLNGTQVAASDEWQEPAEADLTKLLKEKNELVAEVRNAGGVAGFVLKLAVTDDKGNTKYVVSDESWLVAEKKGATGAKAKKIGTYGDQPWGKVFDNAVTQSASKVPANTFVALPGFKVEKLFTVPAKQLGSWVCLTADDKGRLIASDQGGLGLVRITPGKIGTDEETKVEKIPAKVTGAQGLLWHKNILYVVCNGGPGSGLYRVSSSKGDDTLDKVEKLKALSGGGEHGPHGIRLAPDRNSLYVICGNHTQPPEKFDHSRLPKNWSEDHILPRQWDANGHARGILAPGGYVAKTDLDGKSWEIFTAGYRNPYDFAFNADGEMLVYDADMEWDLGMPWYRPTRVNHATSGSELGWRSGTGKWPAYYVDSLPAMTDIGPGSPVGVEFGYRAKFPAKYQKALFICDWTFGTMYAIHTEPNGATYKGVKEEFLSRTPLPLTDVVINQADGAMYFTIGGRGTQSELFRVTYTGSEPTAPVEAKTTETPERKLLKQAEEYHKPAADPAKAAEFLIPLLGHKDRFVRYAARVGLEHQPVKEWQDLALALSPPDAVTAAVVALAHQGDKSLQPRLLAGLDALWAQKLNEPQVLDALRAYQLVFLRTGAPSDAVANAVGQKLEGLFPGPTDAVNRELAQLLVYLKHPKIVEWLCAELKKPSKPLTQEGLDELLLRNRGYGGTVANLIKNSADQQKLWYLFTLRNATVGWSIDRWKTYYGFLAEARTKNGGASYQGFLTNIEKDAFANAGDANRLAIEAANLRPAYKVPVLPKPVGPGRAWTTAELVGLEQKLKSGRNFKNGERSFAAARCVVCHRFGGDGGATGPDLSQAAGRFGLKDMAEAIVEPSKVISDQYKASVIRTGDEQTITGKIVSEVGGKLVIVTNPEDSSKVIELKREDVAEVRPSNVSLMPEKLLNDLNENEVLDLLAYMLSRGDPGHTMFKKK from the coding sequence ATGCGAACAGTAACGCTCATCCTCCTCGCGTTCGGTGCTGCGGCGCTCGCCCGCGCCGAGGAGCCGTTTGTGCAGAAGCCCGTTGTCGCACGAGTAATCGAACGGGGCGAGGTGCCGAAGCCGCCGCCGATCGATGTGACGGCGACTGATTGGACCAAGGTGTTCGACGGCGGTCCGTCGCCGCTCTGGATTTGGGGCGCGACACCGACCAAGAACTACACGCTCCGCACCGAGTTTGCGGCGCCGAACGTGAAGGCCGCACGTGTGAAGGCCTCGGCCGATAATCACGTCGTCCTGTTCCTGAACGGGACGCAGGTCGCCGCCTCGGACGAGTGGCAGGAACCCGCCGAGGCCGATCTAACGAAACTCTTGAAAGAGAAGAACGAACTCGTAGCAGAGGTGCGCAACGCCGGTGGAGTGGCCGGGTTCGTTCTTAAGCTGGCAGTCACCGACGACAAGGGCAACACCAAGTACGTCGTCAGCGACGAAAGCTGGCTTGTAGCCGAGAAGAAGGGGGCCACGGGCGCGAAGGCCAAGAAGATCGGCACCTACGGGGATCAGCCGTGGGGTAAGGTGTTCGACAACGCGGTTACGCAATCCGCATCGAAGGTGCCCGCCAACACGTTCGTCGCGTTGCCCGGCTTCAAAGTCGAGAAACTGTTTACAGTCCCCGCGAAGCAACTCGGCTCGTGGGTCTGCCTTACTGCCGACGACAAGGGCCGGCTCATCGCCAGCGACCAAGGCGGGCTTGGGCTGGTTCGGATCACGCCCGGCAAGATCGGCACCGACGAAGAGACGAAGGTCGAGAAGATCCCCGCCAAGGTCACCGGGGCGCAGGGGCTCCTGTGGCACAAGAACATCCTGTACGTGGTCTGCAACGGCGGGCCGGGAAGTGGCCTGTACCGTGTGTCGTCGTCCAAAGGCGACGACACCCTCGATAAGGTCGAAAAGCTTAAAGCGCTCTCGGGCGGCGGTGAGCACGGACCGCATGGCATTCGGCTCGCGCCGGATCGTAACTCACTCTACGTCATTTGCGGGAACCACACGCAGCCGCCCGAGAAGTTCGATCACAGCCGCTTGCCCAAGAACTGGAGCGAGGACCACATCCTGCCGCGGCAGTGGGATGCGAACGGCCACGCCCGCGGTATTTTGGCCCCTGGCGGGTACGTCGCCAAAACCGATCTCGACGGCAAAAGCTGGGAGATCTTTACCGCCGGTTACCGTAACCCGTACGACTTCGCGTTCAACGCTGATGGTGAGATGCTCGTGTACGACGCGGATATGGAGTGGGACTTGGGGATGCCGTGGTATCGCCCAACGCGGGTGAACCACGCCACCAGCGGCAGCGAACTTGGCTGGCGCTCTGGTACCGGGAAGTGGCCCGCCTATTACGTCGATTCGCTCCCGGCGATGACCGATATCGGGCCGGGGTCGCCGGTCGGTGTCGAGTTCGGGTACCGGGCGAAGTTCCCGGCCAAATACCAGAAGGCACTGTTCATTTGTGACTGGACGTTTGGCACCATGTACGCAATCCACACCGAGCCGAACGGGGCGACCTACAAGGGCGTCAAGGAAGAGTTCCTGAGCCGCACGCCGCTGCCGCTGACCGACGTGGTCATTAACCAAGCCGACGGGGCGATGTACTTCACGATCGGCGGGCGCGGGACGCAGAGTGAGTTGTTCCGGGTCACGTACACCGGTTCCGAGCCGACCGCACCGGTCGAGGCCAAGACGACTGAAACGCCAGAACGTAAGCTACTGAAGCAGGCTGAAGAATATCACAAGCCGGCTGCGGACCCGGCGAAGGCGGCCGAGTTCCTGATCCCGCTGCTCGGTCACAAGGACCGGTTCGTCCGGTACGCGGCGCGGGTCGGGCTCGAGCACCAACCGGTCAAGGAGTGGCAGGACCTGGCGCTCGCTCTCAGCCCGCCGGACGCCGTGACCGCGGCCGTCGTCGCTTTGGCCCACCAGGGTGACAAGTCGCTTCAGCCGAGGTTGCTGGCCGGTTTGGACGCGCTTTGGGCGCAGAAGTTGAACGAGCCGCAGGTGCTCGACGCGCTCCGGGCGTATCAACTCGTGTTCCTGCGCACCGGTGCGCCGAGCGACGCCGTCGCGAACGCGGTCGGGCAGAAGCTCGAAGGGCTGTTCCCCGGCCCAACGGACGCCGTCAACCGCGAACTGGCCCAACTGCTCGTGTACCTCAAGCACCCCAAGATTGTCGAGTGGCTGTGCGCGGAACTCAAGAAACCGTCGAAGCCGCTGACCCAGGAAGGGCTGGACGAACTGCTCCTTCGCAACCGCGGGTACGGCGGCACCGTGGCCAACCTGATAAAGAACTCAGCCGACCAGCAGAAGCTGTGGTACTTGTTCACCCTCCGTAACGCGACCGTTGGTTGGAGCATCGACCGCTGGAAGACGTACTACGGGTTCCTAGCCGAGGCGCGCACCAAGAACGGCGGGGCGAGCTACCAGGGGTTCTTAACCAACATCGAAAAGGATGCGTTCGCCAACGCCGGCGACGCCAACCGGCTGGCGATCGAAGCCGCGAACCTGCGTCCGGCGTACAAGGTGCCGGTTCTGCCCAAGCCCGTCGGCCCGGGCCGGGCATGGACCACTGCCGAACTCGTCGGGCTGGAACAGAAGCTCAAGAGTGGACGCAACTTCAAGAACGGCGAGCGCTCGTTCGCGGCGGCCCGGTGTGTGGTGTGTCACCGGTTCGGCGGCGACGGCGGGGCTACCGGGCCGGACCTGTCCCAGGCGGCGGGGCGGTTCGGGCTGAAGGACATGGCGGAGGCGATCGTCGAGCCGAGTAAGGTGATTTCGGACCAGTACAAGGCGTCGGTGATTCGCACCGGCGACGAGCAGACCATCACAGGTAAGATCGTCAGCGAGGTGGGCGGGAAACTCGTGATCGTCACCAATCCGGAGGATTCCAGCAAGGTCATCGAGCTGAAGCGCGAGGACGTCGCAGAGGTGCGGCCGTCTAACGTTTCGCTGATGCCCGAAAAGCTACTCAACGACCTGAACGAAAACGAGGTGCTGGACCTGCTCGCATACATGCTCAGTCGTGGCGACCCGGGCCACACGATGTTTAAGAAGAAGTAG
- a CDS encoding DUF1501 domain-containing protein has protein sequence MHPRTERLLHQTRRNFLHTSSLGLGALALSSLLNDGRAEGPKVENPLAPKDPHFAASAKRVIYLHMSGAPPHLDLFDYKPALQKHDGQECPDEYLKGKRFAFTSGVPKLLGTRQPFKQHGKSGIWMSDAIKPLHAVADDVTVIRSMKTDEFNHAPAELLLYTGFARQGRPSLGAWTCYGLGSESANLPGFVVLISSGVQPSGGQGCWGSGFLPSVFQGVQCRSKGEPVLYLSDPPGLDRDMRRLGLDAMKDLNELQEAELGHPETRTRISQYELAFRMQLSASEVMDISKESQKVLDAYGAKPGAGSFANNCLLARRLVEQGVRYVQLFDWGWDFHGTNPNEDIRDGLTKKGTVTAQAVAALISDLKSRDLLKDTLVVWGGEFGRTPFREGRTAGGKVLGRDHYPDAFSLMLAGGGIKAGHTHGESDELGFKVVRDEVHIHDLQATLMHCLGFDHTRLTYRFQGRDYRLTDVHGNVVKGVLA, from the coding sequence TTGCACCCCCGCACCGAACGCCTGCTGCACCAGACGCGCCGCAACTTCCTTCACACCTCGTCTTTGGGGTTGGGTGCGCTCGCACTCTCTTCGCTCCTGAACGACGGCCGCGCGGAGGGGCCGAAAGTCGAGAACCCACTCGCGCCGAAGGATCCTCACTTTGCAGCTTCGGCGAAGCGGGTGATCTACCTGCACATGTCGGGCGCGCCGCCGCACCTGGATCTGTTCGATTACAAGCCTGCGTTGCAGAAGCACGACGGCCAAGAGTGTCCCGACGAGTACCTCAAGGGCAAGCGGTTCGCGTTCACCAGCGGCGTGCCCAAACTGCTCGGCACACGGCAGCCGTTCAAACAACACGGCAAATCCGGGATCTGGATGTCGGACGCGATCAAGCCTTTGCACGCGGTCGCGGACGACGTGACCGTGATCCGGTCGATGAAGACCGACGAGTTCAACCACGCGCCCGCTGAGCTGCTTCTGTACACGGGGTTCGCGCGGCAGGGGCGCCCCAGCCTGGGCGCCTGGACCTGCTACGGTCTGGGGAGCGAGAGCGCGAACCTGCCGGGGTTCGTGGTGCTGATCTCCAGCGGGGTGCAGCCGAGCGGCGGGCAGGGGTGCTGGGGTAGCGGGTTCCTGCCGAGCGTGTTCCAGGGGGTGCAGTGCCGCAGCAAGGGCGAACCGGTGCTGTACCTCAGCGACCCGCCCGGCCTCGACCGCGACATGCGCCGGCTCGGCCTCGACGCGATGAAAGATCTTAACGAACTCCAGGAGGCGGAACTCGGCCATCCGGAGACGCGAACCCGCATCTCGCAATACGAACTCGCGTTTCGAATGCAGCTCTCGGCCAGCGAGGTGATGGACATCTCGAAAGAGTCGCAAAAGGTGCTCGACGCCTACGGCGCCAAGCCCGGGGCCGGCAGTTTCGCGAACAACTGTCTGCTCGCCCGCCGGCTCGTCGAACAGGGTGTGCGCTACGTGCAGCTCTTCGACTGGGGGTGGGACTTTCACGGCACCAACCCGAACGAGGACATCCGGGACGGTTTGACCAAGAAGGGCACCGTGACGGCACAAGCCGTTGCCGCACTCATTTCCGACCTGAAGAGTCGGGACCTGCTTAAAGACACACTGGTGGTGTGGGGCGGTGAGTTCGGCCGCACGCCGTTCCGCGAGGGCCGGACCGCCGGCGGGAAGGTGCTCGGCCGCGACCACTACCCTGACGCGTTTTCGCTAATGCTTGCTGGGGGTGGTATCAAGGCCGGCCACACCCACGGTGAGAGTGACGAACTCGGGTTCAAGGTCGTGCGGGACGAGGTCCACATTCACGACCTGCAAGCCACCCTCATGCACTGCCTCGGGTTCGATCACACCCGGTTGACTTACCGGTTCCAGGGCCGCGATTACCGTCTCACCGACGTTCACGGCAACGTTGTGAAGGGCGTTCTCGCGTGA
- a CDS encoding PEGA domain-containing protein: MTARTVRLMPAIACAAALLATGCVDRRFVIESNVPNAQVYIDNRPIGPAPAHSAFEYYGYYTVKIVHPGYETREERVHVTAPWYAYPPIDFLAEVVWPFRIRDTRRYYFPLYEATQTRTDDILNAADALRLRGMNLPAPERPADPRPPKKKPQPAPLPPSAPQPGLVPSVLP, from the coding sequence ATGACGGCGCGAACCGTGCGGCTGATGCCGGCCATAGCCTGCGCTGCGGCGCTGCTCGCAACCGGCTGCGTGGACCGTCGGTTCGTAATCGAATCGAACGTGCCGAACGCGCAGGTGTACATCGATAACCGACCAATCGGCCCCGCGCCCGCACACAGTGCGTTCGAGTATTATGGCTATTACACCGTGAAAATCGTTCACCCGGGCTACGAAACGCGTGAAGAGCGGGTCCATGTGACCGCGCCGTGGTACGCGTACCCTCCCATCGACTTCCTTGCGGAAGTGGTGTGGCCGTTCCGCATTCGCGACACTCGCCGCTACTACTTCCCGTTGTACGAGGCGACTCAGACCCGTACCGACGACATCCTGAACGCCGCCGACGCGTTACGGCTCCGCGGTATGAACCTGCCTGCGCCGGAGCGGCCGGCCGATCCCCGCCCACCAAAGAAAAAGCCACAGCCAGCCCCGCTCCCTCCGTCCGCGCCGCAGCCGGGCCTCGTTCCCAGCGTGCTACCCTAA